One genomic window of Xanthobacter dioxanivorans includes the following:
- a CDS encoding alginate O-acetyltransferase AlgF, protein MSASIPTGRRIAACLAVTACALSPALAQELTRLYAPKPPLGSAYVRVVDLARGGAPVAIGTAAAAPIPQGDTATIYRIVKGGAPLAVTIGGRPPAGDIVPAADAFSTIVVPASGPAVVIADPTEGRNDLKAQLRFYNLVPGCAGLLAVADGGPTVFEAVATNDTRQRAINPIEARLSAKCGEAAAPPLTLPPLKAGDHYSLFLMPGASGPVLTGQRDETEPYRGPAN, encoded by the coding sequence ATGTCCGCGTCCATCCCCACCGGAAGACGGATCGCAGCCTGCCTCGCGGTGACCGCCTGCGCGCTGTCGCCGGCGCTGGCGCAGGAGCTGACCCGCCTCTATGCCCCCAAGCCGCCCCTCGGCTCGGCCTATGTGCGGGTGGTCGACCTCGCCCGCGGCGGCGCGCCGGTCGCCATCGGCACTGCGGCGGCGGCGCCGATCCCGCAGGGGGACACGGCCACCATCTACCGCATCGTGAAGGGCGGCGCGCCCCTCGCCGTGACCATCGGCGGCAGGCCGCCGGCGGGCGACATCGTGCCGGCGGCGGATGCCTTCTCCACCATCGTCGTGCCGGCGAGCGGCCCGGCGGTGGTCATCGCCGACCCCACCGAGGGGCGCAACGACCTGAAGGCGCAGCTGCGCTTCTACAATCTCGTGCCCGGCTGCGCCGGCCTGCTGGCCGTGGCCGACGGCGGCCCCACCGTGTTCGAGGCCGTCGCCACCAACGACACCCGCCAGCGCGCCATCAACCCCATCGAGGCCAGGCTCTCGGCCAAGTGCGGCGAGGCCGCCGCCCCGCCCCTCACCTTGCCGCCGCTGAAGGCGGGCGACCATTACAGCCTGTTCCTGATGCCCGGCGCCTCCGGCCCGGTGCTCACCGGCCAGCGCGACGAGACCGAACCCTATCGCGGCCCGGCCAACTGA
- a CDS encoding MBOAT family O-acyltransferase, with translation MVFASDSFLFLFLPVFLIVYALTPGAARNLAILAFSWLFYAWWRADFLPLIVSIAIWSWATGLWIARAEGGGRRRALVVGIIWPLASLVWFKYANMFVHSAGALGASVWGWQDVLLPIGLSFFVFGAISYSTDVFRGTVRAEPSFVNYATYQSMFGHLVAGPVVRYEWVAQRLKERTFHRAEFMFGVERFMLGFAQKVLIADTLAPLVDAGYALAAPTTADVLLAVAGYTLQLYFDFSGYSAMAIGLGLMVGLKFPENFDNPYLATSLSDFWRRWHISLSSWLRDYLYIPLGGNRGSTGRVSMNLLVTMGLGGLWHGASWTFLIWGLWHGFGLMVGRVWKTFGLPGTGAVLGHVLTLAFVMVGWALFRAQSWAQAGVIFSGLAGANGIALSPAMGAAVRPLEIATLVLGIGFIYLPKLLRIDPAAPNPGHALRAWTALPLFLFAVLVLQGRIVVPFLYFQF, from the coding sequence ATGGTCTTCGCCTCCGACAGCTTCCTGTTCCTGTTCCTGCCGGTCTTCCTCATCGTCTACGCCCTGACGCCGGGGGCGGCGCGCAACCTCGCCATCCTCGCCTTCTCCTGGCTGTTCTATGCGTGGTGGCGGGCCGACTTCCTGCCCCTCATCGTCTCCATCGCCATCTGGTCCTGGGCCACCGGCCTGTGGATCGCCCGCGCCGAGGGGGGGGGACGGCGGCGGGCGCTCGTGGTGGGCATCATCTGGCCGCTCGCCTCCCTGGTCTGGTTCAAGTACGCCAACATGTTCGTGCATTCGGCAGGAGCGCTCGGCGCATCCGTCTGGGGATGGCAGGACGTGCTGCTGCCCATCGGCCTCAGCTTCTTCGTGTTCGGCGCCATCTCCTATTCCACCGATGTCTTCCGCGGCACGGTCCGGGCCGAGCCCTCCTTCGTGAACTACGCCACCTACCAGTCCATGTTCGGCCACCTCGTGGCCGGCCCCGTGGTGCGCTACGAGTGGGTGGCGCAGCGGTTGAAAGAGCGCACCTTCCACCGCGCCGAGTTCATGTTCGGCGTCGAGCGCTTCATGCTCGGCTTCGCCCAGAAGGTGCTCATCGCCGACACCCTCGCGCCCCTGGTGGATGCCGGCTACGCCCTCGCCGCGCCGACCACGGCGGACGTGCTGCTGGCAGTGGCCGGCTACACGCTCCAGCTCTATTTCGACTTCTCCGGCTACAGCGCCATGGCCATCGGGCTCGGGCTGATGGTGGGGCTGAAATTCCCGGAGAATTTCGACAATCCCTATCTTGCGACCTCGCTCTCCGACTTCTGGCGGCGCTGGCACATCTCCCTGTCCTCGTGGCTGCGGGACTATCTCTACATTCCCCTCGGCGGCAATCGCGGCTCCACCGGGCGGGTGTCCATGAACCTGCTCGTCACCATGGGCCTCGGCGGCCTGTGGCACGGGGCGAGCTGGACCTTCCTCATCTGGGGCCTGTGGCACGGCTTCGGCCTGATGGTGGGGCGGGTGTGGAAGACGTTCGGGCTTCCCGGCACCGGGGCGGTCCTGGGCCATGTGCTCACCTTGGCCTTCGTCATGGTGGGCTGGGCGCTGTTCCGGGCGCAGAGCTGGGCGCAGGCGGGGGTCATCTTCTCCGGCCTTGCCGGCGCCAACGGCATCGCCCTTTCCCCGGCCATGGGGGCGGCGGTGCGGCCGCTGGAGATCGCCACCCTGGTGCTCGGCATCGGCTTCATCTATCTGCCCAAGCTTCTGCGCATCGACCCCGCCGCGCCCAATCCCGGT
- a CDS encoding hydroxymethylglutaryl-CoA lyase, protein MARPTSVRIVEVGPRDGLQNEPGFVPVAAKVALIDALAGAGLKVIESGSFVSPKWVPQMADTAEVLAQIDRREGVRYPVLTPNLKGLELAIASGVEEVAVFAAASEAFSARNINCTIAESLTRFAPVLDLARAQGIAVRGYVSCVLGCPYQGEVPVAKVVEVSQALVAMGCYEVSLGDTIGVGTPDKAKAMARAVADHIGVQRTALHFHDTYGQAIANVLACLDLGIATVDAAVAGLGGCPYAKGASGNLATEDLVYMLDGLGVETGVDLDRLAAAGRAITAALGRSPASKVAQALAAKAG, encoded by the coding sequence ATGGCCCGCCCCACTTCCGTGCGCATCGTCGAGGTCGGTCCGCGCGACGGCCTGCAGAACGAGCCCGGCTTCGTGCCCGTCGCCGCCAAGGTGGCGCTCATCGACGCCCTCGCCGGGGCCGGGCTGAAGGTGATCGAGAGCGGCTCCTTCGTCTCCCCCAAATGGGTGCCGCAGATGGCCGACACCGCCGAGGTGCTGGCGCAGATCGACCGGCGCGAGGGCGTGCGCTATCCGGTGCTGACCCCGAACCTGAAGGGGCTGGAGCTGGCGATCGCCTCCGGCGTCGAGGAGGTGGCGGTGTTCGCCGCCGCCTCGGAGGCCTTTTCCGCCAGGAACATCAACTGCACCATCGCCGAGAGCCTCACGCGCTTCGCGCCCGTGCTGGATCTCGCCCGGGCGCAGGGGATCGCGGTGCGCGGCTATGTGAGCTGCGTGCTCGGCTGCCCCTACCAGGGCGAGGTGCCGGTGGCGAAGGTGGTGGAGGTCTCGCAGGCCCTCGTCGCCATGGGCTGCTACGAGGTGTCGCTCGGCGACACCATCGGGGTGGGCACGCCGGACAAGGCGAAGGCCATGGCGCGGGCGGTGGCGGACCATATCGGCGTGCAGCGCACGGCGCTGCATTTCCACGACACCTACGGCCAGGCGATCGCCAACGTGCTGGCCTGCCTGGACCTGGGCATCGCCACGGTGGACGCGGCGGTGGCCGGCCTCGGCGGCTGTCCCTATGCCAAGGGCGCCTCCGGCAACCTCGCCACCGAGGACCTCGTCTACATGCTGGACGGTCTCGGGGTGGAGACCGGGGTGGACCTCGACCGCCTCGCCGCCGCCGGGCGCGCCATCACGGCGGCGCTCGGCCGCAGCCCCGCGTCCAAGGTCGCCCAGGCGCTGGCGGCGAAGGCGGGGTAG